TCAATCTATTCTAAGTAGGTTGGTGAAATAGTGCATACGTGATCTCTGTTCTAGACTTCTAGATATCATTCttaatcattttcttttgttgGTCTTCTTCTCTGTAGGTTTATTATTCGGTGTTAGTTGTTACTTTCATACACATATGAGATCTAGTTTGTtgctaaataaaataatgtaggAGAAGCTGGGTTTGACTGTGGTAGGACAATGGCTTTAGTTGCCAGAACTTCAATGTACTATATCCTATCTTTGGTGTCTCTTGGGCTAGGTTCTACACAGGCGCAAGATGTTCTGTTATCTTGCTTTTAGTTATGGCTGTGTGCTTCACTGCTGTATTGAAATCATTGTTGCTTGCTCAAATTTATAGTAATCTGAATATATTTTTCATGGAGATTCTGATGTGTTATGTCCTTTTTCCGAGCTTGCAGTTTTCTCCAACCTCTGAGCATCTTTTACTTGCTTATGGCCGGCGCCATAGTTCACTTCTTAAAAGTGTTGTCATTGATGGAGATACAACAGTACCCATTTACACTATTCTGGAGGTAAGCTGCTTCGTAAATTACTATTTGAGCAAGTCAGGTTCACATGATTTGCACCGGCTGTTTATCTGTTCCCATTTGTTTTGCTTTACAAATTAATTCTGAATTTGGAACTATGTGCATCTCAAGATTTACTTGCTAAACCCTGCCTAAGAACCTGAGGCCCATACAATTCAGTGTAATTATTTTGATTACCACATCTCTTAGATCTTCAGCTATCTTACAGATCTACAGAGTTTCTGATATGGAACTTGTGCGAGTTCTTCCAAGTGCAGAAGATGAGGTCAATGTAGCTTGTTTTCACCCTTTAGTTGGAGGCGGGCTGGTTTACGGAACCAAGGTAAACAGGAAACTATCTCATATATTTTTCAAGTTTGTGATAAGTTTTTACTTCAACTATCATTTTCTTTTGAACGTGACAGGAAGGAAAGCTGAGGATCCTTCAATGTGATGGTTCGGACAGCTTCAGTTCCAAGGAATCCCACGTTCCTGATGATAATAACATGGTGGAGGTATATAATGCTTTCACACACTAATTTGTAATCATATATAGATGCAATTATGCTTTTGCCAATCCATTAGGTGAATCACTTGATGGTTGATAAGTTGTTCATACCTAAATCATATTTTCCTCTTCAATTGCTTGTATCATATCAAcgtatgttttttttgttgaaggTTCCAACTTTTGCATTGGAAGGTTGAATGTTAATTCTCAAGGCAGTTACATTATGCACCTCCTCAGAAGTCGATCACATGGTTAGTTCTACCTCTCTTCTTCGATATGTAGCTGAGAAATGGAAGTAACCGAGTAGTTGAGTGTATGATGTTAACTCAATTCTCTATGAGAATAACGTGCTTCATTGCTCAGGTGATGCCGCCTTGCAAGAATGAAAGGGCTCATGTGAAGCACATGATTATCACGACAAAAAACACCTCGAATCTCGATTTGTTCCAGCAGGCTTAACGGCATCTCCTGTTAGTGGCAGGTTGGTTTCGAACCTAACAACCGCGTGGAGTTAAATTATGTGCAATTGATAATTTGGTAAAGAGGGAGGTATGGTAGAAAGTAGACAAAGAAAGGTTGTGGCCGACTCTACACTGTGTGTACAGAGACAACTACCTAAAGTTTGTTTGTGGCACCAAATTTAGCTGCTTAGAGTGTGAATTTGTTGGGCAATTCTGCAGAATTTCTTGATTGATTATTGAGAGGGGACTAATTTTATTCCCTTGTTGTATATTAACATTAACATTGTGGTTTCTTATGAATGTAAAACTTGTTTTACACTATTTGGTGATTGATTCACTTTCTTTTATCAAACACCACATGCTTCAACTACAAAGTTATACTTCCTCCCATGAAAATTTtgatcaataataaaaattcactagtttttataaaaaaactcaAAATGTAGAGATGGATCTACACTAGTGTCTAAACCAAAAATCTAAATATATGAGTAATATAGTTTGGTCATTATTCTTCAATATTATTGTAATGGTAATATGATTGTGTTACTATTATTCATCAATTTTAACGTAGAAGCATGTACTatctataaatttattattattgaattttacTTTGGTACTAAAAAAGGCTAAAGAAAACGAAttgcaaaattagggtttctgctAAAATTAAGACGAATAACGCATCACTTCCAGAAGCATCGATCAATCAAAAACAGATTTAAAGATCAACTAAAATTTCATAATCAAACAAGAGCCCGGCTGGTGTACGATTTGAAGATCAACTAAATTTTACCATTAAAAAAAGAGGACGATTTGAAGATCAACTAAATTTTACCATTAAAAAAAGAGGACAGCTGCTGGTCGTACAAGCAACAATAGATTTGAAGATCGAATACAACCGATGCATACTTCCAGCAAATATAAAggcgaaaaaatcataaaaaagaagagagaatcaCACGGTATATACTAGTTGATGTCGTCGTCGTCGAAATCGTCCTGGAAAGAGTTGTAGAAATCCGCATCGGCAAGGCGGTGGAGGTCCAGAATCGGCCCCTCGCCGAAGAGATCCAATGATGAATCGATGTCGTCGACGTCCATCGCAACCGAGACACCGCCGCTCTGCTCCTCCGCCTCCCCGAAGTAGTCCATCGCCACCGTCTTCATCGTGCCTCGCCTTGTCTTTTGGTTGCGATATTTATTTCTCCGCTTGAAGCTGTAATTTGATGTGACAACTGGGCGTATTTATACAGGCTACAACAGAGACGGGCCTTTAGTTATGGACCTGGGCCGGACccatttacactaaattaaatatgacaaatttataataatatttaattttgtaatttatttaccATCAAAATTTGTGTGAGTTATTAAACTATGTTTACCAatccaaaaataattataataaccGTAGTTGTTGCATTgacaaaaaaatacaataaaaaaaataaaacaataaaaaaatggattGGCGCTCTTCCACTAGTAGCAGATAAGGGAGCTGTGGGGGCGTGTGGCAATGGCGGTGATAGAGGTGGTGCTTCATCTCCACGCGCCTCCGTTTCCCTCTCACCGTTCTTCTGTTTTCCTACATGCTCCAAGCTCCGGTACCATTCTCCATTGCGGCGCACTTTCTGTCTCCGATCACCGGTTTCTCCTTCGGCAATGGCCACTTCATATCTGCCAGTGTCGCCGTTGGGACTCCAACGCTGAATACTATGCTGCCGACGAAATTGAGGATTTCGACGAGCAGTGGACTGCAGCTCTTGAGGATTACATCGATAGCATCTGGATATTAAAGGTGATCTTCAAGTTAGTACtaattattttcagttttttgcTACGATTTTTCAATTGCAATTAATAGAGAATATATTAATATAGATTGCGAATTAACGTAATCGATCGAACCTAACTTTGAGCAAGGCGATATTAGTTAATCACCAACAAATTTGATAATTAAGGCACTGCATCTAGAGTTAGAGGAATTGCCTTCATTAGTTAGGGTGCTTGAATTGATATGTGTGAAATTGTTGATACTCTGATTTTGTTACTGATTGTAAAAAAGGGATTGAGAAGCCCTGAATCATATTTCGACTTTGTTGTGTGGTTCCATTTTGGGGATAGTTTTACAAATGTGAATCAAGAACTTGCTGATGCCTGTGGCCTGTGGGAGTAACTCCATGTGTCCATGTATTGATTCTCTCTACGTATTCGTAATGGATTAATTTGAATGTAAGCAATAAACACATGAACTTACTGCATTCACAGTTTTGTAGTCATTCTATGTTGATGTTGAATCTCCAATTCACGTCTCCATTCTtacagttttaatttttttttggggggggctACGTAAGGTTTGTGTTTTTTGTTCGAAACGAGTCTGTCATCTTATGAGATATTCTTTAGTCATACCTCATGGCTAACCAATTTGGCAATATGCAGGTGTTTGGATCGTATGGTTGGATGCTTCCACCTATTTTATTGTCGCTGCTGCTAGCGAATGGTCTAAAAGCGTTTCTTCTGGCATTAGCTCTGCCAATTGGACAGTCAACTTTTGCATTTGCTATAAACAGGTTCCAGAACCGGGGAACGGACAAGCCAAAGCGGAAAGACAAGGCGAAGAAGCGAAGGTCACACTTCTATAGCTCAAAAGATTCTGGTCTGGTGGAATCATCTGAATACACTTCTAGCCAAGGGCCACAGAGGAAACATAACGGATATCAATCATGGGGTTCCAAAGATGATTTTACTACAAGTAGGAAAACTGCACCAGATTTTGGTGGATGGGATGAACTAGATTCAGAGATGGACTATAATGTAGGAGGCTCTTCCAG
This sequence is a window from Salvia splendens isolate huo1 chromosome 5, SspV2, whole genome shotgun sequence. Protein-coding genes within it:
- the LOC121804413 gene encoding uncharacterized protein LOC121804413; its protein translation is MAVIEVVLHLHAPPFPSHRSSVFLHAPSSGTILHCGALSVSDHRFLLRQWPLHICQCRRWDSNAEYYAADEIEDFDEQWTAALEDYIDSIWILKVFGSYGWMLPPILLSLLLANGLKAFLLALALPIGQSTFAFAINRFQNRGTDKPKRKDKAKKRRSHFYSSKDSGLVESSEYTSSQGPQRKHNGYQSWGSKDDFTTSRKTAPDFGGWDELDSEMDYNVGGSSRRKPRKTSGS